In a single window of the Anaerocolumna cellulosilytica genome:
- a CDS encoding glycerophosphodiester phosphodiesterase family protein — translation MWIILFIIIILLILYLLAIMPRMFGRHNFTTWQGRYYAHRGLHQDPNKVPENSMAAFQLAVKNNYGIEMDIQLTKDNIPVVFHDFTLKRLCGIEKKVKEFTFVELQEFTLHQSKERIPSFQSVLDMIAGQVPIIIEFKVEDYNTTVCDVTAPMLEKYNGTYCIESFNPLVLLWYKKNRPGIIRGQLASNFVKDKEKGNSLMYFILQNLLINFITKPDFISYNHLHRNMLSLILCKKLYRTPCFAWTIKSQAHLDASRNSFDFFIFDLFIPQENR, via the coding sequence ATGTGGATTATTTTATTTATTATTATCATATTACTGATTTTATACCTGCTTGCCATAATGCCAAGAATGTTTGGTCGTCATAATTTTACTACCTGGCAAGGCAGATATTACGCTCACCGAGGTCTTCACCAGGACCCCAATAAAGTACCGGAAAATTCCATGGCAGCCTTTCAGCTTGCTGTTAAAAATAATTACGGCATAGAAATGGATATTCAGCTTACAAAAGACAACATACCTGTAGTATTTCATGATTTCACATTAAAAAGGCTTTGTGGTATTGAAAAAAAAGTAAAAGAATTTACGTTCGTTGAACTACAGGAATTCACGCTTCATCAATCAAAGGAACGTATTCCGTCATTTCAGTCCGTACTTGATATGATAGCTGGACAAGTTCCCATTATTATTGAATTTAAAGTTGAAGATTATAATACTACAGTTTGTGATGTCACAGCACCTATGCTAGAAAAATATAACGGCACTTACTGCATAGAATCCTTTAATCCATTAGTTCTGCTTTGGTATAAGAAAAACCGTCCAGGCATAATAAGAGGGCAGTTAGCTAGTAATTTTGTAAAAGATAAAGAAAAAGGTAACTCTCTTATGTATTTTATATTACAAAATTTATTGATTAATTTTATTACAAAGCCAGACTTTATATCCTATAATCATCTTCATAGGAATATGCTCTCCTTAATTCTTTGCAAAAAACTTTATCGTACTCCATGTTTTGCCTGGACAATTAAAAGTCAGGCTCATCTGGACGCTAGCAGAAACAGTTTTGATTTCTTTATATTTGATTTATTTATACCTCAGGAAAATCGTTAA
- a CDS encoding FkbM family methyltransferase, giving the protein MISAMLKKIIQKYSFIRILLYPAITFRRLFIKKHLKQQVQKQLVNNLCELVGMDLVITVPDFQGKFIICPRSDIFLRILSTKVYEPELVKLSLQFLDGKKDVIDVGANIGFYSVLFAKNLSSNNRVIAIEPTKEGIKRLRYNLLLNEVNQTVEVFEGAASNNNMDALLETIEGKEEYSSLGDIKYPGLENERVIKDKVKCITLDSLVKEKQLSPGFLKIDVEGSEYLVLQGARNTLSTFRPVILSEVCEEYLQKSGTSVKAVIQFIQSCKYDVFDVSSPLSPISRKTAKYPVSTNILCIPKEFKRKSLQ; this is encoded by the coding sequence ATGATATCTGCAATGCTGAAAAAAATAATTCAAAAATATTCTTTTATTCGAATATTACTTTATCCAGCCATTACTTTTAGGCGGTTATTTATCAAAAAGCATTTGAAGCAACAGGTTCAAAAACAACTTGTTAATAACCTGTGTGAGTTAGTTGGAATGGATTTAGTTATAACAGTACCTGATTTTCAAGGAAAATTTATCATATGCCCCAGAAGTGATATATTTCTTCGAATATTATCTACGAAAGTCTATGAACCGGAGCTGGTAAAATTATCACTACAATTTTTGGATGGGAAAAAGGATGTAATTGACGTAGGGGCTAACATTGGTTTTTATTCTGTTTTATTTGCAAAAAATTTGTCAAGTAATAACAGAGTAATAGCCATAGAACCGACAAAGGAAGGGATTAAACGACTTAGGTATAATCTACTACTAAATGAAGTGAACCAAACGGTGGAGGTGTTCGAGGGTGCTGCTTCTAATAATAATATGGATGCATTGCTTGAAACCATAGAGGGGAAAGAAGAGTATTCAAGCCTGGGGGATATCAAATATCCAGGTCTAGAGAATGAAAGAGTTATAAAGGATAAAGTGAAATGCATTACCTTGGATTCATTGGTAAAAGAAAAACAATTGAGTCCAGGCTTTCTTAAGATAGATGTAGAGGGAAGTGAATATTTAGTGCTGCAAGGTGCTCGGAATACTTTATCTACTTTTAGGCCAGTTATACTGTCTGAAGTATGTGAAGAATATCTACAGAAAAGTGGTACCTCCGTCAAAGCTGTAATACAGTTTATACAATCCTGTAAATATGATGTATTTGATGTAAGCAGTCCCCTATCACCGATAAGCAGGAAGACTGCTAAGTATCCGGTATCGACTAATATTTTATGTATACCCAAAGAATTCAAAAGAAAATCCTTACAATAA
- a CDS encoding helix-turn-helix domain-containing protein produces the protein MKKLKEIYMHNSIVQFIVSYVLVMLLPLMICSIGAQISFRVVEEDVKTSKMNILNHSKSVIDSNLKQIHTLALQVSRNEKVQKVAENNHNTSADFYLNAKDAINQIENIIKFKTANLLKNLAVYYQRSDYYMVDGSLYQGEFYYNKILKSNTLGLAEWKRLYGGTVYSKAFYQMDEGYFQWIQPIIGDDGLPLDGGVICNLDMSYFNSLFIDTDNNVGLFIQEENGNILYSVNQGVSVPDFSELTLSGKQGFIDIGDDMLIYTTSELDGWKYIMVVEQKQVMQRLNQLKFNEYLLILLAVGIGIGLACYTSIRQGKPINEIFNVYIPDTDIERNFKNLGGMVSEIVTDNRQLMEEIEKEKPLLRYAFLYKLVRGEFSSERELTMLANKVNCKVDANSYRVMAFRLFGNNDFYETDSQTLEEVQIIFHYLQSKLKNYIKEDVWFYEIDYLTQLVILPCYGAELKPDDIVSYVREDITREYKVNPLWGVSNNCTDILELWRACEESKAALAFTSETKNLVYYNDIMTEQTGFYYPELFEERLVSSVQSGDSVHIRNLLELSRKENFELRKLTRGKFLKLNNRFSNTLIKLEKSEEIMDGIDALNNFAIHYGEEPSENYYELLYQIFTSASTELQQYKISKRTRLTEKIKSYVDKNYEDSNLGLAMVGTEFNISEGYVSTLFKEQAGVNFADYVEKLRIDKACELLRDDKLTIVQISEQVGYNSIQSFRRAFKKVKGVSPSKLRER, from the coding sequence ATGAAAAAATTAAAAGAAATATATATGCATAACTCAATCGTACAGTTTATTGTTTCTTATGTTCTCGTTATGCTGTTGCCCTTGATGATATGTAGTATCGGTGCACAGATTTCCTTTCGAGTTGTAGAAGAAGATGTTAAGACATCCAAGATGAATATATTAAATCATAGTAAGAGTGTTATCGACAGTAACTTAAAGCAGATTCATACCCTTGCACTTCAAGTGTCTAGGAATGAAAAGGTTCAGAAGGTAGCAGAAAACAATCATAATACAAGTGCAGATTTTTATCTGAATGCAAAGGATGCAATTAACCAGATTGAGAATATAATTAAGTTTAAAACGGCCAATCTATTAAAGAATCTGGCTGTATATTATCAAAGAAGCGACTACTATATGGTAGACGGCTCACTCTATCAGGGAGAGTTTTATTACAATAAAATATTAAAAAGTAATACCTTAGGACTTGCTGAGTGGAAAAGACTTTATGGAGGGACGGTTTACTCGAAGGCTTTTTATCAGATGGATGAAGGATATTTTCAATGGATACAGCCTATTATTGGTGATGACGGGCTACCTCTAGATGGTGGTGTTATCTGTAATCTGGATATGTCCTATTTTAATAGTCTTTTTATAGATACTGACAATAATGTTGGGTTATTTATTCAGGAGGAAAACGGTAACATACTTTATTCTGTAAATCAGGGGGTAAGTGTACCGGATTTTTCAGAACTTACCTTAAGCGGTAAACAAGGATTTATTGATATTGGCGATGATATGCTTATTTATACTACTTCCGAACTGGATGGCTGGAAGTATATTATGGTAGTAGAGCAAAAACAGGTCATGCAAAGGCTGAACCAGCTAAAGTTTAACGAATATCTTCTTATATTATTGGCAGTAGGAATCGGTATCGGTCTTGCCTGCTATACCAGCATTCGTCAGGGAAAACCTATTAATGAAATTTTTAATGTTTATATACCCGATACAGATATAGAACGAAATTTTAAAAATCTGGGCGGTATGGTATCTGAAATTGTAACAGATAACCGTCAGTTAATGGAAGAGATTGAAAAGGAAAAGCCATTGCTTCGATATGCCTTTCTCTATAAGTTAGTTCGTGGAGAATTTTCCAGTGAACGTGAACTCACGATGCTGGCAAATAAAGTAAATTGTAAGGTGGATGCTAATTCCTATCGGGTTATGGCTTTCCGCCTTTTTGGTAACAATGATTTTTATGAAACAGATTCTCAGACACTTGAAGAGGTTCAAATTATTTTTCACTATCTGCAATCGAAGCTTAAAAACTATATCAAGGAAGATGTTTGGTTTTATGAAATTGATTATTTGACGCAGCTTGTGATTCTGCCTTGCTATGGGGCGGAATTGAAACCGGATGACATTGTTTCTTATGTAAGAGAAGATATTACCAGAGAATATAAGGTCAATCCTCTTTGGGGCGTCAGTAATAACTGTACGGATATTTTGGAGCTTTGGAGAGCCTGCGAGGAGTCAAAGGCAGCATTAGCTTTTACTTCTGAAACCAAGAATCTGGTGTACTATAACGATATTATGACAGAACAGACAGGTTTTTACTATCCTGAATTGTTTGAAGAGAGATTAGTCAGCAGTGTACAATCCGGTGATAGTGTTCACATTAGAAATCTCTTGGAGTTATCCAGAAAAGAGAACTTTGAGCTAAGAAAACTTACCAGAGGCAAATTCTTAAAGTTAAATAACAGATTCAGTAATACTTTGATTAAGCTGGAAAAATCAGAAGAAATTATGGATGGTATAGATGCTTTGAATAATTTTGCCATACATTATGGAGAAGAACCCAGTGAAAATTATTATGAGCTGTTATATCAGATATTTACTTCTGCCAGTACCGAATTACAGCAATATAAAATCAGTAAAAGAACCAGACTGACTGAAAAAATTAAATCCTATGTTGATAAAAACTATGAAGACTCTAATTTAGGGTTGGCAATGGTGGGAACTGAATTTAATATATCAGAGGGTTATGTTTCTACATTATTTAAGGAACAGGCAGGTGTAAATTTTGCAGATTATGTTGAAAAACTGCGAATAGATAAAGCTTG
- a CDS encoding S8 family serine peptidase, translating to MDPICSEWIIGEEYSDFIVEYRRYPEELAITPNICYNYINDSYAAVYTPTELLPDNLIQTFGYSVYPNLYGLMDTGSLEASGVIRTRNIPSLDLNGQGVLIGIVDTGIDYAHEAFLNADGTTKVISIWDQTIQTGPAPENYYYGTVYSREQINEALASETPLGVVPSTDENGHGTFLAGIAAGSPNIQNDFSGVVPFAEIVVVKLKQAKQNIRRVFQVPPDAVSFQENDIMFGVRYLVEVARSLSRPISICVGLGTSGGSHDGRGGLSMYLSYLADQAGIAMVIAAGNEGNSGHHYSGTIVRGDQSDTVELRVGPNVSGFAMELWGNAPATFSIDILSPTGEYIPRIPARIGETREIRFIFEDTVINIDYLLLESQTGDQLIFIRFQNPTEGIWRFKVYSRGDLSSSFDIWLPSTDYLSTETHFLEPDPYSTITSPGNGSVPIIITAYDYTNNSLYISASRGYTRTGNISPNLAAPGVNIIGPEPGNTYATRSGTSIAAAHTAGIAAMLLEWGISSGYYSQLDSVEIKNLLIRGARRDPNNTYPNRDWGYGILDIYNTFNSLRGETQL from the coding sequence ATGGACCCTATTTGCAGCGAGTGGATTATAGGTGAGGAATACAGTGATTTCATAGTTGAATATAGAAGATATCCTGAGGAATTAGCAATTACCCCTAATATATGCTATAACTATATAAATGATTCTTATGCGGCGGTTTATACACCTACCGAACTCCTGCCAGACAATTTAATTCAAACTTTTGGCTATAGTGTTTACCCTAATTTGTACGGACTTATGGATACCGGCAGTCTAGAGGCCTCCGGTGTTATCAGAACAAGGAATATACCAAGTCTTGATTTAAATGGACAGGGAGTTCTGATTGGGATTGTAGACACTGGAATTGATTATGCACATGAGGCATTTTTAAATGCTGACGGTACCACAAAAGTTATTTCCATTTGGGATCAAACCATACAGACCGGCCCAGCTCCTGAGAATTACTATTATGGAACAGTATATAGCAGAGAGCAAATTAATGAAGCATTGGCAAGTGAAACGCCCTTAGGAGTTGTACCTTCAACGGATGAAAATGGGCATGGTACATTTTTGGCCGGTATTGCTGCCGGTTCACCAAATATTCAGAATGATTTCTCAGGTGTGGTCCCCTTTGCGGAGATTGTAGTAGTTAAATTAAAGCAGGCAAAACAGAATATAAGGAGGGTATTTCAAGTACCACCAGATGCAGTGAGTTTTCAGGAAAATGATATAATGTTTGGTGTGAGGTACCTAGTCGAGGTAGCACGAAGTTTGTCCAGGCCTATATCCATATGTGTGGGACTTGGAACCTCTGGCGGTTCCCATGACGGAAGAGGGGGACTGAGCATGTATTTGTCTTATCTGGCAGACCAGGCCGGAATTGCAATGGTGATTGCTGCCGGGAATGAAGGAAACTCCGGACATCATTACAGTGGGACAATAGTTCGCGGAGATCAGTCAGATACGGTAGAATTGAGGGTTGGTCCAAATGTCTCTGGGTTTGCTATGGAATTATGGGGGAATGCACCAGCTACATTTTCCATTGATATTTTATCACCAACAGGAGAATACATACCAAGAATTCCTGCCAGAATAGGGGAAACAAGAGAGATTCGGTTTATATTTGAAGATACGGTAATTAACATAGATTATTTGCTATTAGAATCCCAGACAGGGGATCAGTTGATATTTATAAGGTTTCAAAATCCTACAGAGGGTATATGGAGATTTAAGGTATATTCAAGAGGTGACTTATCCTCTAGTTTTGATATCTGGCTTCCTTCAACGGATTACCTAAGTACAGAGACACATTTTTTGGAGCCGGATCCATACTCTACCATAACCTCTCCCGGAAATGGAAGTGTACCAATAATCATAACAGCCTATGACTATACGAATAACAGTCTTTATATTAGTGCCAGCAGGGGTTATACAAGAACCGGCAATATCAGTCCTAATTTGGCCGCGCCGGGTGTAAATATAATTGGACCTGAGCCTGGTAATACCTATGCCACACGTTCCGGTACCAGCATTGCAGCGGCTCATACAGCAGGAATTGCCGCCATGTTGCTAGAATGGGGAATCTCCTCAGGATACTATTCTCAATTAGACAGTGTGGAAATAAAGAACCTTCTAATCCGCGGAGCCAGAAGAGATCCAAATAATACCTACCCTAATAGGGATTGGGGCTATGGAATATTGGATATTTATAATACTTTTAACAGTTTACGAGGTGAGACCCAATTATAA
- a CDS encoding MFS transporter: MKLNYKQTFFIGLTFMSICSFWQLYDNLVPLILSNTFHIGETVTGIIMALDNVLALFLLPLFGSLSDKVHTRLGKRTPFIIIGSALAVLLMMLLPLAAKANNFLLFIISLGLLLIAMGSYRTPAVALMPDVTPKPLRSQANAVINLLGTLGAIFTLTISKVLIMDVPKPDYTSVFQAVALFMVIAVIIVVVKIKENTLLASNTGLNLEEDSNKLEETIKETPLQPAVKKSLIFLLISVFLWFMAYNAVTTAFSRYAAKVWGLQGGNFANTLLVATGAATLSYIPIGFLSGKLGRKKTILSGILFMSFSYFLGTVFTEYSPVIYLVFAMTGIGWAAINVNSYPMVVEMGKGTAVGKYTGLYYTFSMSAQICTPILSGFLLETVSYRTLFPYSVIFSLLSFCSMLLVRHGDSIPVKKSGTLEHFDN, translated from the coding sequence GTGAAACTTAACTACAAACAAACTTTTTTTATTGGTCTTACATTCATGTCAATCTGCTCTTTTTGGCAGCTTTACGACAATCTTGTGCCTCTTATACTTTCAAACACCTTCCATATTGGTGAAACCGTAACCGGTATTATTATGGCATTAGATAATGTTCTAGCACTGTTTCTACTTCCACTGTTTGGCAGTCTATCCGATAAAGTACATACAAGACTGGGAAAACGAACACCATTTATAATTATCGGCAGTGCCCTAGCGGTACTTTTAATGATGTTGCTCCCCCTAGCAGCTAAAGCAAATAATTTTTTACTATTTATTATTTCTTTAGGCCTTCTTCTTATCGCCATGGGTTCTTACCGTACGCCTGCAGTAGCACTTATGCCTGATGTTACACCTAAGCCTCTGCGAAGCCAAGCTAATGCAGTTATTAATCTATTAGGTACTCTAGGCGCAATTTTTACCTTAACTATATCGAAAGTATTGATTATGGATGTTCCAAAACCGGATTATACTTCCGTATTCCAAGCTGTTGCATTATTTATGGTAATAGCCGTTATTATAGTAGTAGTAAAAATTAAAGAAAATACTTTACTTGCGTCAAACACTGGTTTAAACTTAGAGGAAGATAGCAATAAGCTGGAAGAGACTATAAAAGAAACTCCTTTACAGCCTGCTGTGAAAAAAAGTCTGATATTCCTGCTTATATCAGTATTTCTATGGTTTATGGCATATAATGCAGTTACTACTGCATTTTCCAGGTATGCTGCAAAAGTCTGGGGGCTTCAGGGCGGAAATTTTGCAAATACACTGCTAGTTGCCACCGGTGCTGCTACTTTAAGCTATATCCCAATCGGCTTTCTGTCAGGAAAATTAGGCCGCAAAAAGACAATCCTTTCAGGTATTTTATTCATGTCTTTTTCCTATTTTTTAGGCACTGTCTTTACAGAATATTCACCGGTAATCTATTTAGTGTTTGCTATGACAGGGATTGGCTGGGCAGCAATTAATGTAAATTCTTATCCGATGGTGGTTGAAATGGGTAAAGGCACTGCTGTTGGTAAATATACCGGACTATATTATACCTTCTCAATGTCTGCCCAAATATGTACTCCTATACTATCGGGATTTTTACTGGAAACCGTATCTTACCGTACTTTATTTCCATACTCTGTCATTTTTTCACTTCTATCATTTTGTTCTATGCTATTAGTTAGACATGGAGATTCTATACCTGTAAAAAAATCTGGAACGTTAGAGCATTTTGACAACTAA
- a CDS encoding cold-shock protein — MNKGTVKWFNEQKGFGFITNDNGGDDVFVHFSGIESNGFKTLREGQKVTYDVTRGEKGMQATNVAIA; from the coding sequence ATGAATAAAGGTACAGTTAAATGGTTTAACGAACAAAAAGGATTTGGTTTTATTACGAATGATAATGGCGGAGATGATGTATTTGTACATTTTTCAGGTATAGAATCAAATGGCTTTAAAACTTTAAGAGAAGGTCAAAAAGTGACATATGATGTAACCAGAGGAGAAAAAGGAATGCAGGCAACTAATGTTGCCATCGCCTAA
- a CDS encoding rhamnogalacturonan acetylesterase, with protein sequence MSRHIYWAGDSTVKHNRINTYPQNGIGQVFNLYLKPEITVCNHAENGRSTKSFLDEKRLEGILDTLAKDDFLFIQFGHNDEKEDVKRHTDPFGSFQENLKIFIQEAKNKGAHPVLITPVYRRLFDEDGSLKELVHMDYPKAMLALGEELNVPVIDLCESSRQLLKATGDEGSKKWFMNFGASEYNNYPEGLNDNTHLRYEGAVIMAGLIADGLKKLGGIYEDLLLS encoded by the coding sequence ATGAGCAGACATATTTATTGGGCAGGAGATTCCACTGTTAAACATAACAGAATTAATACCTATCCGCAGAATGGAATTGGACAAGTATTTAACTTATATCTAAAACCTGAGATTACCGTTTGTAATCATGCCGAAAATGGAAGAAGTACAAAAAGTTTTCTTGATGAAAAAAGACTCGAGGGTATCTTAGATACTCTGGCAAAAGATGATTTTCTCTTCATTCAGTTTGGTCACAATGATGAAAAAGAGGATGTAAAAAGACATACAGACCCTTTTGGCAGTTTTCAAGAGAATTTAAAAATCTTTATCCAGGAGGCAAAAAATAAGGGTGCTCATCCTGTATTAATTACACCAGTCTATAGAAGACTGTTTGATGAAGATGGAAGTCTAAAAGAACTGGTTCATATGGACTATCCAAAAGCAATGCTTGCCCTTGGAGAAGAACTGAATGTGCCGGTAATAGATTTATGTGAAAGCAGCAGACAGCTTTTGAAAGCAACTGGAGATGAAGGAAGTAAAAAGTGGTTTATGAATTTTGGAGCCTCTGAATATAATAATTATCCGGAAGGATTAAATGATAATACGCATTTACGATATGAAGGTGCCGTTATTATGGCAGGGCTGATAGCTGATGGACTTAAAAAGCTTGGGGGTATTTACGAAGATTTACTTCTTAGCTAA
- a CDS encoding TRM11 family SAM-dependent methyltransferase, protein MIRDIFEKLKEQDNLRESLIQLKAELKVGSNKTALLYYMNNDYNIFYELLGHEDAKVRKNTALIMGELAVPAFLDKLYEAYVGENQMFVKSSYLTGIKKLDYDKYLPDFKIRLEELSTVSVEDVNIKHISEEVRILSELILSVEGTKKHTFTGYQVPSKVVLLTNRNHSKITLNQIEHNKAKEFNAGVIVQTTDLRTILAIRTYSELLFMVDGMTTCSTDPIKAAEVLSGDVLLDFLKARHDTGEPFYFRIELKAKLELDKKSSITKKIAVRLEQLTNRKLINSTSNYEFEIRLIENKEGNYNVLIKLYTLKDERFAYRKNVIPTSIQACNAALIAALSKPYLIEDAQILDPFCGVGTVLIERNKLVPANTIYGLDIYEDAIDKAKDNTREAKSIIHYINRDFFDFKHEYLFDEIITNMPRVMGHKEDEEIYVLYRRFFEKAGEHMKNNGILILYTHNREYVRRFCNAKNYKVEEEFEISKREGAYLFILRYLTGK, encoded by the coding sequence ATGATACGAGATATATTTGAGAAGTTAAAAGAACAGGATAATCTAAGGGAAAGTCTAATTCAATTAAAGGCCGAGTTAAAAGTAGGCAGTAATAAGACAGCATTGCTTTACTATATGAATAACGATTATAATATTTTTTACGAACTGTTAGGACATGAAGACGCGAAAGTAAGGAAAAATACAGCCTTAATCATGGGAGAGTTGGCTGTACCAGCCTTTCTGGATAAATTGTATGAGGCTTATGTTGGGGAAAACCAAATGTTTGTGAAAAGTTCTTACTTAACAGGGATTAAGAAGCTGGATTATGACAAATACCTTCCAGACTTTAAGATCCGACTGGAAGAATTAAGTACCGTTTCTGTGGAAGATGTTAACATAAAACACATAAGTGAGGAAGTGAGAATCCTGTCAGAGCTGATATTGTCAGTAGAAGGTACTAAAAAACATACCTTTACAGGCTATCAGGTTCCTTCAAAGGTTGTTTTACTTACAAATCGTAATCATAGCAAGATTACATTAAATCAAATTGAACATAATAAAGCAAAAGAATTTAATGCTGGTGTTATTGTACAAACCACAGATTTACGTACTATTCTTGCCATCAGAACCTACAGTGAATTATTATTTATGGTAGATGGAATGACAACATGCTCTACGGATCCGATAAAAGCGGCCGAAGTACTTTCAGGTGATGTATTGTTGGACTTTTTAAAGGCTAGACACGACACAGGTGAGCCTTTCTATTTTAGAATTGAGCTTAAAGCAAAACTAGAGCTTGATAAAAAGAGTTCCATTACAAAAAAAATAGCTGTAAGATTGGAACAGCTTACAAATCGTAAATTAATTAACAGCACATCAAATTATGAATTTGAAATCAGACTTATAGAGAATAAGGAAGGCAACTATAATGTTTTAATAAAATTATATACACTTAAAGATGAAAGATTTGCCTATCGTAAAAATGTAATTCCTACCAGTATACAAGCATGTAATGCAGCCTTAATTGCCGCACTTTCAAAGCCTTATTTAATAGAAGATGCACAGATACTTGATCCATTCTGCGGAGTCGGCACAGTGCTAATTGAAAGAAACAAGTTAGTACCTGCCAACACCATATATGGACTTGATATATATGAGGATGCAATAGATAAGGCAAAGGACAATACAAGAGAGGCAAAAAGTATTATTCATTATATTAACCGTGACTTCTTTGATTTTAAACATGAGTATTTATTTGATGAAATTATTACGAATATGCCAAGAGTCATGGGGCATAAAGAGGATGAAGAGATTTATGTACTTTATCGCAGGTTTTTTGAAAAAGCCGGAGAGCATATGAAGAACAATGGTATTCTTATTCTCTATACTCACAACAGAGAATATGTGAGACGATTTTGTAATGCTAAAAATTACAAGGTGGAGGAAGAGTTTGAAATCTCCAAACGGGAGGGTGCATACCTTTTTATTTTACGTTATCTGACTGGAAAGTAA
- a CDS encoding deoxyribonuclease IV — MKLGSHVGMSGKEMLLGSAKEAAGYGANTFMIYTGAPQNTRRKDISELNIEAGHQYMKEHNIEDIVIHAPYIINLGNTVKSDIFELATRFLALELERAEALGSKYLVLHPGGHVGAGEEAGLVQIIKGINEVLKKDSKVFIALETMAGKGSELGKTFEELAKIYDGVLYNDKLRVCFDTCHTYDSGYDIVQDFDGVIDKFDKILGKNQISVFHINDSKNPMGSKKDRHENIGFGYIGFDALNYIVQHKDFAEVPKILETPYVPLSPESKKSFAPYKHEIAMLKEQRFHENLKEEIKEGVIV, encoded by the coding sequence ATAAAATTAGGTTCCCATGTGGGTATGAGTGGAAAAGAAATGCTACTGGGATCAGCAAAAGAAGCAGCTGGTTATGGAGCAAATACATTCATGATTTATACCGGTGCACCACAGAATACAAGGCGTAAGGATATCAGTGAATTAAATATAGAAGCAGGGCACCAATATATGAAAGAGCATAATATAGAAGACATAGTAATCCATGCTCCTTATATTATTAACCTGGGGAATACGGTAAAGAGTGATATTTTTGAATTGGCCACCAGATTTCTTGCGTTGGAATTAGAGCGTGCAGAAGCGCTTGGAAGCAAATATTTAGTACTCCATCCCGGAGGGCATGTCGGAGCTGGGGAAGAAGCTGGACTGGTACAGATTATTAAAGGAATTAATGAGGTATTAAAGAAAGACAGCAAAGTGTTTATTGCTTTAGAAACCATGGCAGGTAAGGGAAGTGAACTTGGTAAGACTTTCGAAGAACTAGCTAAAATTTATGATGGTGTGCTATATAATGATAAATTGAGGGTTTGCTTTGACACCTGTCATACTTATGATTCCGGTTACGATATTGTACAGGACTTTGATGGAGTGATTGATAAATTTGATAAGATTCTTGGCAAGAACCAAATAAGTGTTTTTCATATTAATGATAGCAAGAATCCTATGGGTTCTAAAAAAGATCGCCATGAGAATATTGGTTTTGGTTATATAGGTTTTGATGCATTAAACTATATAGTACAACATAAAGATTTTGCAGAAGTTCCTAAAATATTAGAAACACCTTATGTTCCCTTATCGCCGGAAAGTAAAAAATCCTTTGCACCTTATAAACATGAGATTGCCATGTTAAAAGAGCAACGGTTTCATGAAAATCTGAAGGAAGAGATAAAAGAGGGAGTAATTGTTTAA
- a CDS encoding acyl-CoA thioesterase: MDSLITTEDKITLKPYIRTAMYYETDQMGIIHHSNYIRWFEEARLDYLNQIHLNYNGLEELGILIPVLSVNCEYKYSVRFNETVKIIPVIETFNGVKMQISYQILDAATNTIRTTGASTHCFVTKDMKPVNMKKYFRDIYDILLYWAKN, translated from the coding sequence ATGGACTCACTAATTACAACAGAAGACAAAATAACTTTAAAACCATATATAAGAACAGCAATGTACTATGAAACTGACCAGATGGGCATTATACACCATTCAAATTATATTCGGTGGTTTGAAGAGGCACGTCTTGATTATCTCAACCAGATTCATTTAAATTACAACGGATTAGAAGAACTGGGTATTTTGATTCCTGTTTTAAGTGTAAATTGTGAGTATAAATATTCCGTTCGATTTAATGAAACCGTAAAAATTATTCCTGTCATTGAAACTTTTAACGGAGTTAAAATGCAAATCAGCTACCAGATTCTAGATGCTGCTACAAATACTATAAGGACCACTGGGGCATCAACCCATTGTTTTGTTACAAAAGATATGAAACCTGTGAATATGAAAAAGTATTTTAGAGATATTTATGATATATTATTATATTGGGCTAAGAACTAA